In the genome of Pseudomonas bubulae, one region contains:
- a CDS encoding acyl-CoA dehydrogenase family protein: MSQIDSAWGAVPSARYEALAARYRPVFAQIRQGAVDRELERRLPLQELQWLKEAGFTTLRVPKEYGGAGASLPELFNLLIELAEADSNLVQSLRGHFGFCENLLNSRDPEYQGVWLERLGRGETVSPASGEVGNAKQLEFGTRLSLHGGHWQLSGSKFYTTGALYADWVDVSANNPDEQRVSVTVRTNDPGVEIIDDWNGFGQTLTASGTAHFREVPVDPLNVILAENRFRYSPAFFQSVHTATLTGIGRALADETAGHVARRTRSFSSGNAPRVAHDPQVLQVVGNLRSAAYAAGAIAAQNFQALERVHQAHLSDDEHALSHAVNIAELEVAQSQTIVSDLIIKASGDLFDALSASATLKPLGLDRFWRNARTLSSHNPRIYKSRIVGDFAVNGTPPPAQWRIGVAE; this comes from the coding sequence ATGTCGCAAATTGACTCTGCCTGGGGCGCCGTCCCGTCGGCGCGATACGAAGCATTGGCGGCCCGTTATCGGCCGGTCTTTGCGCAGATTCGTCAAGGAGCCGTAGATCGCGAACTGGAACGGCGCTTGCCGCTCCAGGAGTTGCAATGGCTCAAGGAGGCAGGCTTCACCACCCTGCGTGTGCCCAAGGAATATGGCGGTGCCGGCGCCAGCCTGCCGGAACTGTTCAACCTGCTGATCGAACTCGCCGAGGCCGATTCAAACCTGGTGCAATCATTGCGCGGGCACTTCGGTTTTTGTGAAAACCTGCTTAACAGCCGCGACCCTGAGTATCAGGGCGTGTGGCTGGAGCGCCTGGGTCGTGGCGAAACCGTCAGCCCGGCGTCCGGCGAAGTGGGCAATGCCAAACAGCTTGAATTCGGCACCCGCCTGAGCCTGCACGGCGGCCACTGGCAATTGAGTGGCAGCAAGTTCTACACCACCGGTGCGCTGTATGCCGACTGGGTCGATGTCAGCGCCAACAACCCGGATGAACAGCGCGTATCGGTGACGGTGCGCACCAATGATCCGGGGGTGGAAATCATCGACGACTGGAATGGCTTTGGCCAGACACTGACCGCCAGTGGTACTGCGCATTTTCGCGAAGTGCCGGTGGACCCGCTCAATGTGATCCTGGCTGAAAACCGTTTTCGCTATTCACCGGCTTTTTTCCAGTCTGTGCACACGGCAACCCTGACCGGGATTGGCCGCGCGCTGGCCGACGAAACTGCCGGGCATGTGGCCAGGCGCACCCGCAGCTTCAGCAGCGGCAATGCACCGCGCGTGGCCCACGACCCGCAAGTGCTGCAAGTGGTGGGCAACCTGCGCAGCGCGGCCTATGCCGCCGGCGCTATTGCAGCGCAGAACTTCCAGGCGCTGGAGCGAGTCCATCAGGCCCATTTGAGCGATGATGAACACGCCCTGAGCCACGCCGTGAATATTGCCGAACTGGAAGTGGCGCAGTCGCAAACCATAGTCTCGGACTTGATCATCAAGGCCAGTGGCGATCTGTTTGATGCACTGAGTGCATCGGCCACCCTCAAGCCCTTGGGACTGGACCGTTTCTGGCGCAATGCGCGCACGCTGTCGTCGCATAACCCGCGTATTTACAAGAGTCGCATCGTGGGGGATTTTGCGGTGAACGGCACACCGCCACCGGCGCAATGGCGCATTGGTGTGGCGGAGTAA
- a CDS encoding ABC transporter substrate-binding protein: MSLVAWQWPLAPGEMPRGPLLQAAEQRQVLRVGVRSYPRPSLGQEALVAEPDELDSQLAEALGAYLGLKVQLQALPQSGPLSDGHVDLVIAGSLKLPVEADRVASLRDLPVQYRAGALIGLRNAPARPVRGQSVCLAMGSPWAQTLQQQGAELRTYVSSIRAAVAFMAGECNLLAEERNSLQALAQAPDWRFYALLPQTLKASSDLRVYLPVVDRQSRALINAALRDWQARGGQNRAWELRSNALLVDSLKIGDGLVCH; encoded by the coding sequence GTGTCGCTGGTCGCCTGGCAATGGCCATTGGCACCGGGTGAGATGCCTCGTGGGCCGCTGTTGCAGGCAGCCGAACAGCGCCAGGTCTTGCGTGTGGGCGTACGCAGTTACCCACGGCCGAGCCTGGGGCAAGAGGCGCTGGTGGCTGAGCCGGATGAACTGGACAGTCAGTTGGCCGAGGCCCTGGGGGCTTACCTTGGACTGAAGGTGCAGTTGCAGGCATTGCCGCAGAGTGGCCCGTTGAGTGACGGCCACGTCGACCTGGTCATTGCCGGCAGTCTGAAACTGCCGGTCGAAGCTGACCGGGTGGCGAGCTTGCGGGATTTACCGGTGCAGTACCGTGCGGGGGCGTTGATTGGCTTGCGCAATGCTCCCGCCCGTCCTGTGCGCGGGCAAAGCGTATGCCTGGCGATGGGTAGCCCGTGGGCGCAAACCCTGCAGCAACAGGGCGCCGAGCTGCGCACTTATGTGTCGTCGATCCGTGCCGCGGTGGCGTTTATGGCGGGCGAGTGCAACCTGCTGGCTGAAGAACGCAACAGCTTGCAGGCGCTGGCACAGGCACCGGACTGGCGCTTCTATGCGCTGCTACCGCAAACCTTGAAAGCAAGCAGCGACCTGCGGGTTTACCTGCCCGTAGTCGACAGGCAAAGCCGCGCGTTGATCAATGCGGCACTGCGCGACTGGCAGGCCCGTGGCGGCCAGAACCGTGCATGGGAGCTGCGCAGCAATGCGTTGCTGGTGGACAGCCTGAAGATCGGCGACGGGCTGGTGTGTCACTGA
- a CDS encoding ABC transporter permease has product MGFKLTSRRVIDSSVGIVLFLALWEALPQLGVVNPGYLSPPSAVLGAVLDLASSGDLIKHLQASLFRSFAGLLLAIACGVSLGLIMGWFARVEHVLDPLLQFFRQTSALALFPVFILFLGIGELSKIAIIFWASFWPILLSTISGVKQVDGLLINSALSMGANRWFLFTKIVLPAASPSIFTGIRLAGAYCITALVAAEMIGAHSGLGFLTLNSQEVFQIPSMYAGILLLAVVGLLLNFLLALLERRFTYWRRGLRHGG; this is encoded by the coding sequence ATGGGCTTTAAATTGACTTCACGACGGGTGATCGACAGCTCGGTGGGTATCGTCCTGTTCCTCGCCCTCTGGGAGGCCTTGCCGCAATTGGGCGTGGTCAACCCCGGCTACCTGAGCCCGCCATCGGCGGTGCTGGGTGCGGTGCTGGACCTGGCCAGCAGTGGCGATCTGATCAAGCACTTGCAGGCCAGCCTGTTTCGTTCCTTTGCCGGACTGCTGCTGGCGATTGCCTGCGGTGTCAGCCTGGGGTTGATAATGGGCTGGTTTGCACGGGTCGAACATGTGCTTGATCCGTTGTTGCAGTTCTTCCGCCAGACCTCGGCGCTGGCATTGTTTCCGGTGTTTATTCTGTTTCTGGGTATCGGTGAACTGTCGAAAATCGCGATCATTTTCTGGGCGTCGTTCTGGCCGATCCTGTTGAGTACCATCAGCGGCGTTAAGCAGGTCGACGGGTTGCTGATCAACTCGGCGCTGTCGATGGGCGCGAACCGCTGGTTTCTGTTTACCAAAATAGTGCTGCCGGCGGCGTCGCCGTCGATCTTTACCGGGATTCGTCTGGCGGGGGCGTATTGCATCACGGCACTGGTGGCTGCCGAGATGATTGGTGCTCATTCCGGGTTGGGCTTCCTCACGCTGAACTCCCAGGAGGTGTTCCAGATTCCCAGCATGTACGCAGGCATTTTGCTGCTGGCGGTGGTGGGTTTGCTGCTCAACTTTTTGCTGGCCTTGCTGGAACGGCGCTTTACCTACTGGCGCCGGGGCTTGCGCCACGGTGGTTAG
- a CDS encoding ABC transporter ATP-binding protein, with product MPEHKIVARDLSMEYRALNEAGREERVPVLEGFDLQVREGEFLSILGPSGCGKSTFMNILAGLAHKTGGDLLVDGRPLQGINRNQGVVFQGYALLPWRTVLDNIAVGLEIRGVAKARRLETAREYLELVGLNGFASRYPHELSGGMRQRVAIARSLAYNPDVLLMDEPFAALDAQTRETLQSELLRIWDTHKKTIVFITHSLDEAIFLSDRVAVMTQRPGRIKEIFDIDLPRPRQPELRNTQAFVHYRQRAWEALRDEVTDVAREPVALPVPQNWQSIATLGGYRIGV from the coding sequence ATGCCGGAACACAAGATCGTCGCCCGTGACCTGAGCATGGAGTACCGGGCCTTGAATGAAGCGGGGCGAGAGGAGCGGGTGCCCGTGCTGGAGGGGTTTGACCTGCAGGTACGCGAGGGCGAGTTCCTGTCCATCCTCGGGCCTTCGGGCTGCGGCAAGTCGACCTTTATGAATATCCTTGCAGGGCTTGCGCACAAGACCGGCGGCGACCTTCTGGTCGATGGCCGGCCCCTGCAGGGCATCAACCGTAACCAGGGTGTTGTGTTCCAGGGCTATGCATTGCTGCCCTGGCGCACGGTGCTCGACAACATTGCCGTGGGCCTGGAGATCCGCGGGGTGGCCAAGGCCCGGCGGCTGGAAACTGCCCGCGAATACCTGGAGCTGGTGGGCCTCAATGGCTTCGCCTCGCGCTACCCTCACGAGTTGTCCGGCGGCATGCGCCAGCGCGTAGCGATTGCCCGCTCGCTGGCCTACAACCCGGATGTGCTGCTGATGGACGAACCTTTCGCCGCCCTCGACGCGCAAACCCGCGAGACCCTGCAGAGTGAGTTGCTGCGCATTTGGGATACGCACAAAAAAACCATCGTGTTTATTACCCACAGCCTGGATGAGGCGATTTTCCTGTCGGACCGGGTGGCGGTGATGACCCAGCGCCCGGGGCGGATCAAGGAGATCTTCGACATCGACCTGCCGCGCCCGCGCCAGCCGGAATTGCGTAATACCCAGGCCTTTGTGCACTACCGCCAGCGTGCCTGGGAAGCCCTGCGCGACGAGGTCACAGACGTGGCCCGTGAGCCCGTTGCTCTGCCAGTGCCTCAGAACTGGCAGAGCATCGCGACCCTGGGTGGTTATCGGATTGGAGTGTAA
- a CDS encoding ABC transporter substrate-binding protein, with the protein MNPINNRRAFLRSCAVLGAVGAAGILLPGCEKKDSGAKSAAVIKSRADQVVDFKYPDNPSFDLVYVADSLGYFEGSRARPKYIGRIAAPQIIPLTGTGEIDFGARMVPLVISAIASGLDLKVVAAGGKTLQEAPHMKYFVRDDSGIVKPKDLEGKTVGFNSFGACAEFVTKKYLREQGVNVDKINWVVVPDNQAEQTLATGNIDIAIIHPPSSGGAEHNPALRKLWSDYDLDGGLGGMAPYSVYGKFSRENPEATRDVVNAIARAANWVNANPDDARKITSERIGMKLELVERFAYVDDLVVTEPPIQYYIDILENEGKIKKGSIGVKDVYTNDFNPFARGHA; encoded by the coding sequence ATGAACCCGATCAACAACAGAAGAGCATTCCTGCGTAGTTGCGCGGTATTGGGTGCGGTCGGCGCTGCGGGCATTCTGCTGCCCGGCTGCGAAAAAAAGGACAGCGGCGCTAAAAGCGCCGCCGTGATCAAGAGCCGCGCCGATCAGGTGGTGGACTTCAAATACCCCGACAACCCCTCATTCGATCTGGTCTATGTCGCCGACTCCCTCGGCTATTTCGAAGGCTCGCGGGCACGGCCCAAGTACATCGGCCGTATTGCCGCGCCCCAGATCATTCCATTGACCGGCACCGGCGAAATAGACTTCGGCGCGCGCATGGTACCGCTGGTGATTTCAGCCATCGCCAGTGGTCTTGACCTCAAGGTGGTGGCCGCCGGCGGCAAGACCCTGCAAGAAGCTCCGCACATGAAATACTTCGTGCGCGACGACTCCGGCATCGTCAAGCCCAAAGACCTGGAAGGCAAGACCGTAGGCTTCAACAGCTTTGGCGCCTGCGCCGAATTTGTCACCAAAAAATACCTGCGCGAGCAGGGCGTCAATGTCGACAAGATCAACTGGGTGGTGGTGCCGGACAACCAGGCCGAGCAGACCCTGGCCACCGGCAATATCGACATTGCAATCATTCATCCGCCATCGTCCGGCGGTGCCGAGCACAACCCGGCATTACGCAAGCTGTGGAGCGACTACGATCTGGATGGCGGATTGGGCGGCATGGCGCCCTACAGTGTGTATGGCAAGTTCAGCCGCGAGAACCCGGAGGCTACCCGCGACGTTGTAAACGCGATCGCCCGCGCGGCCAACTGGGTCAATGCCAACCCCGACGACGCGCGCAAAATCACCTCCGAGCGCATCGGCATGAAGCTCGAGCTGGTGGAGCGCTTTGCCTATGTCGATGACCTGGTAGTGACCGAGCCGCCGATTCAGTACTACATCGACATTCTTGAAAACGAAGGCAAGATCAAAAAAGGTTCGATAGGGGTCAAGGATGTCTACACCAACGACTTCAACCCGTTCGCCCGGGGGCATGCCTGA
- a CDS encoding LLM class flavin-dependent oxidoreductase: MSERQLSLNLFIYPNGHHEAAWRHPQSVPESSMDIGYYQQLALRAEREKLDAIFFADSPSLAESGREGLRIRFEPVTWLAAIAAVTQRIGLIATASTTYSEPYNLARSFSALDHLSKGRAGWNIVTTSMAAAAANFGLDEHPSAHDRYAQAEEFVQVVGDLWDSWEDDALVLDKTAGVFADSGKVHSINHVGAYYKVKGPLNSPRSPQGRPVQVQAGSSEDGRDFAARHAEAIFTAHQTLQSATEFANDIRARAKAVGRDPRQLKILPGISPYIASTEAEAQRKFDELNELVLPHVSLGQLRRMLGVDLSGQDLDAPFPRHLINFEGVESQSSRFKLIIDIVDRENVTLRQLINRLAGARGHWVPVGTPVQIADLIEQWFRSGAADGFNVMPPAFPDGFDVFLDEVLPILRQRGLFRSEYAGSTLREHYGLTRPESRYTLKTA, from the coding sequence ATGTCCGAACGTCAGCTCAGCCTCAACCTGTTTATCTACCCCAACGGCCATCACGAAGCCGCCTGGCGCCACCCGCAGTCAGTGCCGGAGTCGTCAATGGACATTGGCTACTACCAGCAGCTGGCGTTACGCGCCGAGCGCGAAAAGCTCGATGCGATTTTCTTTGCCGACTCGCCGTCACTGGCCGAAAGCGGCCGCGAAGGCCTGCGCATCCGCTTCGAGCCGGTGACCTGGCTGGCAGCCATTGCGGCGGTTACCCAGCGCATCGGCCTGATTGCCACGGCCAGCACCACCTACAGCGAACCTTACAACCTGGCGCGTTCGTTCAGCGCGCTGGATCACCTGAGCAAGGGCCGTGCGGGCTGGAACATTGTCACCACGTCAATGGCTGCCGCAGCGGCCAACTTTGGGCTTGATGAACACCCTTCGGCCCATGATCGCTACGCCCAGGCCGAAGAGTTCGTACAGGTGGTCGGTGACCTGTGGGACAGCTGGGAAGACGATGCGCTGGTGCTGGATAAAACCGCCGGGGTATTTGCCGACAGCGGCAAGGTGCACTCGATCAACCACGTCGGCGCTTACTACAAGGTCAAGGGCCCGCTGAACTCGCCGCGTTCGCCCCAGGGGCGACCGGTGCAGGTGCAGGCCGGCTCATCCGAGGATGGTCGTGATTTTGCCGCCAGGCATGCTGAAGCCATCTTTACCGCGCACCAGACGCTGCAAAGCGCCACGGAATTTGCCAATGACATCCGCGCCCGGGCGAAAGCCGTGGGCCGCGACCCGCGCCAGCTGAAAATTCTTCCGGGCATCAGCCCGTATATCGCCAGCACCGAAGCCGAAGCGCAGCGCAAGTTTGATGAACTCAATGAACTGGTATTGCCCCACGTGTCCCTGGGCCAATTGCGGCGCATGTTGGGTGTGGACTTGTCGGGTCAGGATCTGGACGCCCCGTTTCCGCGCCATCTGATCAACTTCGAAGGCGTCGAAAGCCAGTCCAGCCGCTTCAAGCTGATCATCGATATTGTCGACCGCGAAAACGTCACCTTGCGCCAGCTGATCAACCGCCTGGCGGGGGCGCGCGGGCATTGGGTGCCGGTGGGTACCCCGGTGCAGATTGCCGACTTGATTGAGCAGTGGTTCCGCAGCGGTGCGGCGGATGGTTTCAACGTGATGCCGCCGGCATTCCCCGATGGTTTTGACGTGTTCCTCGACGAAGTGCTGCCGATCTTGCGCCAGCGCGGCTTGTTCCGCAGTGAATATGCGGGCAGCACCTTGCGCGAACACTACGGCCTGACTCGCCCGGAGTCGCGCTACACCCTGAAAACCGCCTGA
- a CDS encoding ABC transporter ATP-binding protein, with translation MLNNSLTLENISKRFASRPGSSSQLQVLDNIQLDIAPGEFISIVGASGCGKSTLLRLILGLDEEYEGRILLNGQPIDGTGLERGIVFQDHRLFPWLNVEQNVAVALKNSPLSTKEKRDTVREHIELVGLQDFIDAYPHQISGGMAQRVAIARGLVNRPSVLLLDEPLGALDALTRARLQGELQNIWAKEKITMILVTHDVDEAVFLGDRVVVMQPNPGRIRRILDIDLPRPRNRSDSRFIALRDDVLSDFAELH, from the coding sequence ATGCTCAATAACAGCCTGACCCTGGAAAACATCAGCAAGCGCTTTGCTTCGCGCCCCGGTAGCAGCAGCCAGTTGCAAGTGCTGGACAATATCCAGCTGGATATCGCTCCCGGCGAATTTATCAGCATCGTCGGTGCCAGCGGTTGCGGCAAGTCCACCCTGCTGCGCCTGATTCTGGGCCTGGACGAGGAGTACGAGGGGCGCATCCTGCTCAATGGCCAGCCCATCGACGGCACGGGGCTGGAGCGCGGCATCGTGTTTCAGGATCACCGTTTGTTCCCCTGGCTCAACGTTGAACAGAACGTTGCCGTGGCGCTGAAAAACTCGCCGCTGAGCACAAAGGAAAAGCGCGACACCGTGCGCGAACATATCGAACTGGTGGGCCTGCAGGACTTTATCGACGCCTACCCGCACCAGATTTCCGGCGGCATGGCCCAGCGTGTGGCGATTGCCCGGGGGCTGGTCAACCGCCCCAGCGTGCTGTTGCTCGACGAACCCCTTGGCGCCCTCGATGCTCTGACCCGGGCGCGCTTGCAGGGCGAGCTGCAAAACATCTGGGCCAAGGAAAAAATCACCATGATCCTGGTGACCCACGATGTGGATGAGGCTGTGTTTCTCGGTGATCGCGTGGTGGTCATGCAGCCCAACCCCGGGCGTATCCGGCGCATCCTCGATATCGACCTGCCGCGCCCGCGCAACCGCAGTGACAGCCGCTTTATCGCCCTGCGCGACGACGTGCTGAGTGACTTCGCCGAATTGCATTGA
- a CDS encoding ABC transporter permease → MSSALAISHGCSRRYRGWVLPISAVALWWLASHLGWSQSGLLVSPEKVAATAWDQIASGKFWRAISASLTRNLSGFFIGTALGLVLGCLLGLSHYFERLVGPSFNTFKQISLFAWIPLISVWFGLGDVAKVVFLSLAALVPVVVNTCDGLRNVPPNLLEVARVYRFSRWQTIVGVMLPAALPSIFTGLYLALVYSWLATIGAEYLLVSGEGIGNTLIDGSEHFMMDLVLFGMVVIGLVGWSLNALARIFERRMQRLYGIEPR, encoded by the coding sequence ATGAGCAGCGCATTGGCTATCAGTCATGGCTGCAGCCGTCGCTATCGCGGCTGGGTGTTGCCGATCAGTGCCGTCGCCCTGTGGTGGCTGGCTTCGCATTTGGGCTGGAGCCAGTCCGGGCTGCTGGTTTCACCGGAGAAAGTGGCGGCCACGGCCTGGGACCAGATCGCTTCGGGCAAGTTCTGGCGGGCCATCAGCGCCAGCCTGACGCGCAACCTGAGCGGCTTTTTTATCGGCACCGCCCTGGGCCTGGTGCTGGGTTGCCTGCTGGGCCTGTCGCACTATTTCGAGCGTTTGGTAGGCCCGAGCTTCAACACCTTCAAACAGATTTCGCTGTTCGCCTGGATCCCGCTGATCTCGGTGTGGTTCGGCCTGGGCGATGTGGCCAAGGTGGTGTTTTTGTCACTGGCGGCCCTGGTGCCGGTGGTGGTCAATACCTGCGACGGCCTGCGCAATGTGCCGCCCAACCTGCTGGAAGTGGCGCGGGTCTACCGCTTCAGCCGTTGGCAGACCATCGTCGGAGTCATGCTGCCCGCCGCCTTGCCCTCGATTTTCACCGGGCTGTATCTGGCGCTGGTGTACTCGTGGCTGGCGACCATCGGCGCCGAATATCTGCTGGTGTCGGGGGAGGGCATCGGCAACACGCTGATCGATGGCAGCGAGCATTTCATGATGGACCTGGTGCTGTTCGGCATGGTGGTCATCGGCCTGGTGGGCTGGAGCCTCAATGCCCTGGCCCGAATTTTTGAGCGACGCATGCAACGCCTGTACGGCATTGAACCGCGTTAA
- a CDS encoding ABC transporter permease, which translates to MARAQTVIPQQYAPALPKGNVKRLPPAPARPVRKVEVPRTSAWATTLGDRSLPWLLPLTLLGLWYLGVEQGWLSEQVLPPPAYVYETLSDLFASGDLWINAAASLQRVVVGFALGGAIGVALGLAMGLSKTVEDYLLPTFNAIVQIPVLGWLPFALLLFGIGEPLKYVLIAKAAMVPITLCTLQAFHQAPKGLLEAGRAYGFSRWQSVVFIVLPAAIPTLFTGLRLGFTKAWLSLVVVELVASSEGLGYLIVYGRQLFQLDLVMAAVVVVGAIGLVIDRGFDYAERRLNRGRASVAGRLS; encoded by the coding sequence ATGGCCAGGGCACAGACCGTCATACCGCAGCAGTACGCACCGGCGCTACCCAAGGGCAACGTCAAGCGTTTGCCACCGGCCCCGGCACGCCCGGTACGCAAGGTCGAAGTGCCGCGCACCTCGGCCTGGGCCACGACCCTGGGTGACCGGAGCTTGCCCTGGCTCTTGCCGCTGACCCTGCTGGGCCTGTGGTATCTGGGGGTTGAGCAGGGCTGGCTGTCAGAGCAGGTCTTGCCGCCGCCAGCCTATGTTTACGAAACCCTGTCGGATCTCTTTGCTTCTGGCGACCTGTGGATAAATGCTGCCGCCAGCCTGCAGCGGGTAGTCGTCGGGTTTGCCCTGGGGGGCGCTATCGGTGTGGCGCTGGGGCTGGCGATGGGGTTGTCGAAAACCGTCGAGGATTATCTGCTGCCCACCTTCAATGCCATTGTGCAAATCCCGGTCTTGGGCTGGTTGCCGTTTGCCTTGTTGCTGTTCGGCATCGGCGAGCCGCTCAAGTACGTGCTGATTGCCAAGGCGGCGATGGTGCCGATCACCCTGTGCACCTTGCAGGCTTTCCACCAGGCGCCCAAGGGCTTGCTGGAAGCAGGGCGGGCCTATGGTTTCAGCCGCTGGCAAAGTGTGGTGTTTATCGTGTTGCCGGCGGCTATCCCGACCCTGTTTACCGGCCTGCGCCTGGGCTTCACCAAGGCCTGGCTGTCGCTGGTAGTGGTTGAGCTGGTGGCGTCGAGCGAAGGGCTGGGTTACCTGATTGTCTATGGTCGCCAACTGTTCCAGCTGGATCTGGTGATGGCCGCCGTGGTGGTGGTCGGGGCGATCGGCCTGGTGATCGACCGTGGTTTTGATTATGCCGAGCGCCGCCTTAATCGTGGCCGCGCATCGGTAGCGGGGCGCCTGTCATGA
- a CDS encoding ABC transporter substrate-binding protein yields MATFKVNALLRKTRIAAVLAAVMAVPLAEADVLRVGVASAGGGDPVTFSGSPLGIVRNQQLLEKAFAGTGTEVQWFFFKGAGPAVNEALSNQQLDFAYQGDLPAVVGRSNGLDTKLLAALGVRANLYLAVPKGSDIKTIEDLKGKKVAVFRGTNGHLVSINLLAAHGMSERDIKVINLDAGSTQAALVSNGVDAAFGGRELFKLRDKGLIDIVYDNPAQDVRYTRQTALVVRGAYEKEHPGNVQKVVDTLVDAAKWASEDSHRDEVFSEWAKSNDPVDSLRADFTGVSLRDRNSPLIDTFLVSRYQAVAEQAKDEKLIRRPVSIEGWFEPNYLQTALKAKGLESFWTAYGVDGKQPAGNAVAGK; encoded by the coding sequence ATGGCCACATTCAAAGTAAATGCCCTGTTGCGCAAGACCCGCATTGCCGCCGTGCTGGCGGCGGTCATGGCTGTTCCGCTGGCCGAGGCCGATGTGTTGCGCGTCGGTGTGGCGAGCGCCGGTGGCGGTGATCCGGTCACGTTCAGTGGCTCGCCGCTGGGCATCGTGCGCAACCAGCAACTGCTGGAAAAAGCCTTCGCCGGTACCGGCACCGAGGTGCAGTGGTTCTTCTTCAAAGGCGCTGGCCCTGCGGTCAACGAAGCGTTGTCCAACCAGCAGCTGGACTTCGCCTATCAGGGTGATCTGCCGGCGGTGGTCGGGCGCTCCAACGGGCTGGACACCAAACTGCTGGCAGCACTGGGGGTGCGGGCCAACCTGTATCTGGCGGTGCCAAAGGGCTCTGACATCAAGACCATCGAAGACCTCAAAGGCAAGAAGGTCGCGGTGTTTCGCGGCACCAACGGTCATCTGGTGTCGATCAACCTGCTGGCAGCGCACGGCATGAGCGAGCGCGATATCAAGGTGATCAACCTCGATGCCGGCAGTACCCAGGCAGCCCTGGTTTCCAATGGCGTGGATGCGGCCTTCGGTGGTCGTGAGCTGTTCAAGCTGCGTGACAAGGGCCTGATCGACATCGTTTACGACAACCCTGCCCAGGATGTGCGCTACACCCGTCAGACCGCCTTGGTGGTGCGCGGTGCCTATGAAAAAGAGCACCCGGGCAATGTGCAAAAAGTCGTCGATACCCTGGTGGATGCGGCGAAATGGGCGTCCGAAGACAGCCATCGTGATGAGGTGTTCAGCGAGTGGGCCAAGAGCAACGACCCGGTGGACTCACTGCGCGCCGACTTTACCGGGGTCAGTTTGCGGGACCGGAATTCGCCGCTGATCGACACCTTTCTGGTGAGTCGCTACCAGGCAGTGGCAGAGCAGGCCAAGGACGAAAAGCTGATCCGCCGCCCGGTGAGTATCGAAGGCTGGTTTGAGCCGAACTATTTGCAGACCGCGTTGAAAGCCAAGGGCTTGGAGAGCTTCTGGACGGCCTATGGCGTGGATGGCAAACAGCCCGCCGGCAATGCGGTAGCGGGCAAGTAG
- a CDS encoding TauD/TfdA family dioxygenase: MTIQVKPVAGRIGAQLEGVKLGGDISGETFEFIHQALLKYKVLFFRDQHLSDAEHEAFSRRFGDQVPHPTVRSAEQSSAILHLDAKETRANSWHTDVTFVANYPKISILRGVVIPPYGGDTVWANTASAYNDLPEPLKQLADNLRALHTNVYDYATPRGTDESGLKRYREQFTAEVYETEHPLVRVHPESGERSLLLGHFVKDIQGVSSNDSKQLIRLFHDRITHVDNTVRWRWQEGDVVIWDNRATQHIAINDYGDAPRIVRRTTIDGDVPVGVDGRLSQALKPTPDTRSPKTEADKKHLAA, encoded by the coding sequence ATGACTATTCAAGTAAAACCCGTAGCGGGTCGAATTGGTGCACAACTTGAAGGCGTAAAACTGGGCGGTGATATCAGTGGCGAAACATTCGAGTTTATTCATCAGGCCTTGTTGAAATATAAAGTCCTGTTCTTTCGCGACCAGCATTTAAGCGACGCCGAGCACGAAGCATTTTCCCGCCGCTTCGGTGATCAGGTGCCCCACCCGACCGTGCGCTCTGCCGAGCAAAGTTCCGCCATCCTGCACCTGGACGCCAAGGAAACCCGCGCCAACTCCTGGCATACCGATGTGACCTTTGTGGCCAATTACCCGAAAATCTCCATCTTGCGCGGTGTGGTCATTCCACCCTATGGCGGCGATACAGTGTGGGCCAATACCGCATCGGCTTATAACGATTTACCCGAGCCGTTAAAGCAACTTGCGGACAACTTGCGCGCCCTGCACACCAATGTTTATGACTATGCGACGCCTCGCGGTACCGATGAGTCCGGTCTCAAGCGCTATCGCGAACAGTTCACTGCCGAAGTTTATGAAACTGAACATCCGCTGGTTCGCGTTCACCCGGAATCGGGGGAAAGAAGTTTGTTGCTGGGCCACTTTGTCAAAGATATTCAGGGTGTGAGCAGCAACGATTCCAAGCAACTGATTCGCCTGTTCCATGACCGCATTACCCATGTCGACAACACCGTGCGCTGGCGCTGGCAGGAAGGTGATGTGGTGATCTGGGATAACCGCGCCACCCAGCATATTGCGATCAACGACTACGGCGATGCCCCGCGCATCGTACGTCGCACCACCATCGACGGCGATGTGCCGGTGGGTGTCGACGGCCGCCTGAGCCAGGCGCTCAAGCCGACCCCGGACACCCGCTCGCCGAAAACCGAAGCCGACAAAAAACACCTCGCCGCCTGA